CATCGCCTATGAAAACCCCATAGGGAGGAAAGGGCCTAGGTCCGAAAGACCTTAGGTAGGTAGGACGATTGGGATACGAGGAATTGGTGATGCGATGTCCTTGTTGCGAAACCGAGAATCCAGATGATGCTATTTATTGCGCATGGTGCAAGAGGCCTTTTGGCCTCAAGCCCGACGAAATAGCACTTTGGCATATCGAAAACAAGGATGGCCAAATCAGGGGGATGTACAAGGGTACGATTGAGAGGTTTGGTTTCGCCTTGAAGATAGTGACAGGGCTCACTGGTGTCACGCTCTTTCTGACAGGTCTTTCAAATGCGGTCAAGTTAGAGTTACATCCTTCCTCAGGAGATTGGGTGCTGATGCTAGGCGGTATCGTCGTTGGTGCTTCGCTATTCTTGTATTGGCCATACATCGAATGGAAAAACAAGAAGAAAGGGGTATAGCTCCGATCTCACGCTAGAAGGACATGGAACAAAAGGATGAGCTAGGGAACAATGCTATTCATTTTGTCTACGAGCTATTTGAATAGGTTGTAGACACAAGCTTCATTTCGGGCTCCAGGAAGGCAATCTAAGCCGATAAAACTCTCCAGAGCGCTTGAGGTCGTATATGAAGATCGAGAGCGCTATGATCGACATTGCGGTGGCTATGGCAATCGTGCCCTTGAAATCGAATGCCATCACCGCCACTCCGCCGAGGACGGGTCCTATGATGCCTGATATGCTCATCGTGCTGGAGAGAAGCCCGGCCGCAGTTGCCTTCTCCACGTTCCGGTCCATCACGTACCTGAGGCTTCCGACATACAGACACGCCCAAGAGAATGCTAGAAGGGCTTGAGAAGGTATGATCTCCCAATAGCTGCCAGCTAACGTGAATGTGAAGAAGGTCAATGCTGAACTCCCAAGGCCGACGGCGACGAGGAGCGACGGGTCGTACCTATCCAGGAGCATCATGAAAAAGAATTGGCCGACCGAATTCACACCGTAGATGACGCCTATCCATTGGTGGGTCGCGCCTATGCTCTCGAGAAAGAGAGGGTACGTGACCCATATCATGCTGGCTCCAGTGTGTCTTATCAACATGGATGAGTACACTCGCGCGTTCTTCTTGATCAGATTTCTTGGAAAGAACGGAACCTGCATCCTTGCATCGGTTTTGAATGGCAAGCTCAGGGCGATGGCGAACGACACGAACACTATGATCGCGCAGAAGATGTAGGCGTCCTCGTACCTCACAAAAGCCACCACCGCATTGGTGCCGATCGCCCAGCCAAGGGCACCCCAGGCGCTGAATGCGCCCATCTTGCCCTTCATGTCGTATGCGTATGCGAGAAGCGCAGCCGGGAACATGCCCGAGCAGAACCCGATCAGTATCCTGACTGAGGCAAAGAGGACAAGCCCTCCCCAGGCCAAGGATGCGACCTGCAAGAGGGTTGCTATCCCGGACAGGAGAAGACCAGCTAGGAGGATGTTGCGTCGGCCGTAGACGTCAGAACCACGGCCGAAGATGTAACT
This portion of the Candidatus Thermoplasmatota archaeon genome encodes:
- a CDS encoding zinc ribbon domain-containing protein, which encodes MGYEELVMRCPCCETENPDDAIYCAWCKRPFGLKPDEIALWHIENKDGQIRGMYKGTIERFGFALKIVTGLTGVTLFLTGLSNAVKLELHPSSGDWVLMLGGIVVGASLFLYWPYIEWKNKKKGV
- a CDS encoding MFS transporter, which codes for MKPETIQLLSNAGLFGPVVIVPLILQNELGASKGTIGLIAGGFAAAGFISSYIFGRGSDVYGRRNILLAGLLLSGIATLLQVASLAWGGLVLFASVRILIGFCSGMFPAALLAYAYDMKGKMGAFSAWGALGWAIGTNAVVAFVRYEDAYIFCAIIVFVSFAIALSLPFKTDARMQVPFFPRNLIKKNARVYSSMLIRHTGASMIWVTYPLFLESIGATHQWIGVIYGVNSVGQFFFMMLLDRYDPSLLVAVGLGSSALTFFTFTLAGSYWEIIPSQALLAFSWACLYVGSLRYVMDRNVEKATAAGLLSSTMSISGIIGPVLGGVAVMAFDFKGTIAIATAMSIIALSIFIYDLKRSGEFYRLRLPSWSPK